In one window of Methanosarcina vacuolata Z-761 DNA:
- a CDS encoding COG1361 S-layer family protein, producing the protein MRKFSLLTFLLLLSTFLCLGAGTALGASNGNINSAAVQVNVTNQNPDTARPGEPVELTLSVQNIGNNNLKDIKVTLNPEYPFSKLSGEDLEKSISYLNARQEDDDAGVLKFKLMTDSNASEGTYDLDIVTTYTSGSGSDEKTYTTTKTVQLEVQGKEYAQVVTVSKADIDIAKEEPLEFIVTNTGTSPLKNLVFSWTDPKGVVLPVYSDNTKHIKYLEAGQSVTVSYSVMADVNADPGLYTLNVNLSYEDADSNSKNIQTTAGLFVGGTTDFDVSFSETSAGETSFSVANVGNNIAYAVKVSIPDQDGYKVSGSSSTIVGNLEKGDYTIASFDVSNSQSGAGGNTTENGPGTPSDSSQDSANGASSTSMSSSDPLKVQIEYTDAKGERETVTKEVNLETTTSGNMTAAGGPGGPGSSAGISSYLPYIGLLVLAGGVFVYRRKIHEKIQAMKAKKAGYKKPEDQKI; encoded by the coding sequence ATGAGAAAATTTTCTTTGCTAACATTTTTACTACTGCTTTCAACGTTCCTATGCCTGGGAGCAGGCACAGCGTTGGGAGCATCAAACGGTAACATAAACTCTGCCGCTGTGCAGGTAAATGTAACTAATCAAAACCCTGATACTGCCAGGCCTGGAGAGCCTGTTGAACTTACTCTCAGCGTGCAGAATATAGGAAACAATAACCTCAAAGACATTAAGGTTACACTCAATCCGGAATATCCTTTCAGTAAACTTTCCGGAGAAGACCTTGAAAAAAGTATCTCTTATCTAAATGCAAGACAGGAAGATGATGATGCTGGAGTTCTTAAATTCAAACTCATGACCGATTCCAACGCATCTGAAGGCACGTATGATCTTGATATAGTCACCACTTATACGAGTGGATCAGGGTCTGATGAAAAGACTTACACTACTACAAAAACAGTTCAGTTAGAAGTTCAGGGTAAAGAATATGCTCAGGTTGTGACCGTAAGTAAGGCTGATATTGATATAGCAAAGGAAGAACCTCTAGAGTTTATTGTTACGAACACAGGGACTTCACCTTTGAAAAACCTGGTTTTCTCCTGGACTGATCCTAAAGGCGTGGTTTTGCCTGTATACTCTGATAACACAAAACACATCAAATATCTGGAAGCAGGTCAATCAGTAACCGTTTCTTACTCGGTAATGGCAGATGTGAATGCTGATCCGGGACTTTATACCTTGAATGTGAATCTTTCGTATGAAGATGCTGACTCTAATTCGAAGAATATTCAGACCACAGCAGGACTTTTTGTAGGAGGAACAACGGATTTCGATGTTTCATTCTCGGAAACTAGTGCGGGAGAGACTTCCTTTTCAGTTGCAAATGTAGGTAATAACATAGCATATGCTGTGAAAGTATCCATTCCAGATCAAGATGGGTACAAAGTTTCAGGAAGTTCGTCAACAATTGTAGGAAATCTGGAGAAAGGAGATTACACAATTGCTTCATTTGATGTTTCGAATTCACAGAGTGGTGCAGGAGGAAATACAACCGAAAATGGCCCAGGAACACCTTCAGATTCTTCACAAGATAGTGCTAACGGTGCAAGCTCAACCTCTATGAGTTCCTCCGATCCACTGAAGGTCCAGATTGAGTATACGGATGCAAAAGGGGAAAGGGAAACTGTTACTAAAGAAGTTAATCTCGAGACTACAACATCAGGAAATATGACTGCAGCAGGAGGCCCGGGAGGCCCAGGTAGTAGCGCTGGAATTAGTTCTTACCTGCCATACATCGGCCTGCTTGTCCTTGCAGGTGGAGTATTCGTTTATCGCAGGAAGATACACGAAAAGATACAGGCAATGAAAGCAAAAAAAGCCGGGTACAAAAAGCCTGAAGACCAGAAGATCTAA